The following proteins come from a genomic window of Limosilactobacillus reuteri:
- a CDS encoding LPXTG cell wall anchor domain-containing protein — protein sequence MNRKIQLGNTDPASDSEGITGELIHFNNNGKWISNLESQIYVFVDTGYHPTDKYGKETSHFNVYFRHAVKDITPNTPVDEVPKDPDGNPIVDPSDLHKKFTRTITFVVNNDAKSPLHDPVPQKVTFDGHIYVDMVTGQTTTPETVKDANGNDVQVATTKAGNIEWNHDTQTMDEVVQKYITLNTGDKYATADDMVGTWHWISGTANEIVLTPTSENPQDLQLVYEKNKSETGPDESHDLPKVDVKVETKTFTRTVVYRGTKDGGVHFESVNGSPDGKNTYKQTVTFTRNISSTTGKDGKVTILKTTPWTAKDDTLGEVVSKTPSAVGYELVDIEKVDAHKINPDKDNPDLGIVTVTYETTPTQPTEQPSEQKNEEPQSMTTQVIAKQGETSIIESTNSSSTQPTTKQGTQQLPQTGNQKSSSLIGLGFADLLSALGLTKVNKKRKD from the coding sequence ATGAACCGTAAGATCCAACTTGGTAACACTGATCCTGCAAGTGATAGTGAAGGTATAACTGGAGAATTAATCCACTTTAATAACAATGGAAAGTGGATTTCTAACCTCGAAAGTCAAATTTACGTTTTCGTTGATACCGGTTACCACCCTACTGATAAGTATGGTAAGGAAACTAGTCACTTTAATGTTTACTTCAGACACGCAGTTAAGGACATTACACCAAACACTCCAGTTGATGAAGTGCCAAAAGATCCAGATGGTAATCCAATTGTAGACCCAAGTGATTTACATAAGAAATTTACTCGCACTATTACCTTTGTTGTAAATAATGATGCCAAGAGTCCTTTACATGATCCAGTTCCTCAAAAGGTTACATTTGATGGTCATATTTATGTAGATATGGTAACTGGTCAAACCACAACCCCAGAAACTGTTAAGGATGCTAATGGTAACGATGTTCAAGTTGCAACCACTAAAGCTGGTAATATTGAATGGAATCATGACACTCAAACTATGGATGAAGTAGTTCAGAAGTACATTACCTTAAATACGGGTGATAAGTACGCAACTGCTGATGATATGGTTGGTACTTGGCACTGGATTAGCGGTACAGCTAACGAGATAGTTTTGACACCAACTTCAGAGAATCCTCAAGACCTTCAATTAGTCTACGAAAAGAATAAGAGTGAAACTGGTCCAGATGAAAGTCATGACTTACCAAAAGTTGATGTTAAAGTGGAAACAAAGACCTTCACTAGAACTGTTGTCTACCGTGGTACTAAAGATGGTGGCGTTCATTTTGAGAGCGTTAACGGTTCACCGGATGGCAAGAACACTTACAAGCAAACTGTAACCTTTACTAGAAATATTTCCTCCACCACTGGCAAAGACGGAAAAGTAACGATTCTGAAAACCACTCCATGGACAGCCAAGGATGATACTTTAGGTGAAGTTGTTTCTAAGACACCTAGCGCAGTTGGTTATGAACTAGTTGACATTGAGAAGGTCGATGCTCATAAGATTAATCCAGATAAGGATAATCCTGATTTGGGAATCGTCACTGTGACATATGAAACTACTCCAACACAACCAACAGAACAGCCAAGTGAACAAAAGAATGAAGAACCACAATCAATGACTACCCAGGTCATTGCCAAGCAAGGTGAAACTTCTATTATTGAATCTACTAATTCTTCATCAACGCAACCAACTACTAAGCAAGGCACTCAACAATTGCCACAAACTGGTAATCAAAAGTCATCAAGCTTAATTGGTCTCGGTTTTGCTGATCTTCTCTCAGCACTTGGCTTAACAAAAGTAAATAAGAAACGGAAAGACTAA
- a CDS encoding IS30 family transposase codes for MGTTILSFQNRIVIETLHNEGRSLRYIANYLGFSKTTVFNELHRLNGEYQAELAQTDFERKVSQRGRKSSLTKSLKHLIEEKIQVQKWSPEQVAHVVGIAYKTVYNWIDQGWLDVQLPDLPDHGIRRHRAKEKRGTFSHGRSIEERPHKVETRQEFGHFEADTVLSGKRKGQAVATFVERKSRLTIVKRLHGRDSQSMTQAVLELASQLQDKLKTLTVDHGKEFANYQAIEQLTGTQVYFAHAYSPHERGSNENRNRVLRRFIPKGQAIEELSDRQLVQINWYLNSRPLKCLNWHTPIEIFLLNLRH; via the coding sequence ATGGGCACCACTATTTTATCATTCCAGAACCGCATTGTCATTGAAACGCTTCATAATGAAGGACGTTCCTTACGATACATCGCTAATTACTTAGGCTTTAGTAAAACCACAGTCTTTAACGAACTTCACCGGCTCAACGGTGAGTATCAAGCTGAACTAGCGCAAACTGACTTTGAACGCAAGGTTAGTCAACGGGGGCGGAAGTCTTCACTCACTAAAAGCCTTAAGCACTTGATTGAGGAAAAGATTCAAGTCCAGAAGTGGTCCCCTGAACAAGTTGCCCATGTAGTTGGGATTGCCTACAAGACGGTCTATAACTGGATTGATCAAGGATGGCTTGATGTACAGTTACCCGATTTGCCTGATCATGGAATTCGTCGTCATCGTGCTAAAGAAAAGCGTGGTACGTTCAGTCACGGCCGCTCCATTGAGGAGCGTCCTCATAAAGTCGAAACTCGCCAAGAATTCGGCCACTTTGAAGCTGATACCGTACTTTCTGGCAAACGTAAAGGTCAAGCTGTGGCGACTTTTGTGGAGCGTAAGAGTCGCCTGACAATTGTTAAACGGCTCCATGGTCGCGACAGTCAGTCCATGACTCAAGCCGTACTTGAACTAGCTAGTCAACTTCAAGACAAGCTCAAGACGCTTACCGTGGATCATGGGAAAGAGTTCGCTAACTATCAGGCAATTGAACAGCTAACAGGTACTCAGGTTTATTTTGCCCATGCTTATTCACCACATGAACGCGGTAGTAATGAGAACCGTAACCGAGTTTTGCGACGGTTTATTCCCAAGGGACAAGCCATTGAAGAGCTGAGCGATCGCCAGCTGGTTCAAATCAATTGGTATCTGAATTCCCGACCACTTAAATGTCTTAACTGGCACACACCAATCGAGATCTTCTTGCTTAATCTACGTCACTAA
- a CDS encoding YSIRK-type signal peptide-containing protein (The YSIRK form of extended signal peptide directs nascent proteins to the cross-wall site, while signal peptides lacking YSIRK direct proteins instead to the cell pole. A large fraction of YSIRK proteins are surface proteins anchored by sortase-mediated processing of a C-terminal LPXTG motif.), protein MSKNNTQEYVRKMEQQRQQFGLRKLSIGVASVLLGTPFIMGGGYSSTR, encoded by the coding sequence ATGTCGAAGAATAATACGCAAGAATATGTACGTAAAATGGAACAGCAACGGCAACAATTTGGTTTACGCAAACTCAGTATTGGGGTTGCATCTGTCTTATTAGGAACCCCTTTCATTATGGGGGGGGGGTACAGTAGCACACGCTAA
- the trmB gene encoding tRNA (guanosine(46)-N7)-methyltransferase TrmB has protein sequence MRVKHKKWADPLIAAHPELMIDDATQFKGKWQSRFAKEQPLHLEVGMGKGQFIIGMAKAHPEINFIGLEIQRTVAAIALKKALEEDLPNLQLICGDGEDLQEYFEDGEVAKMYLNFSDPWPKKRHAKRRLTYKTFLATYQQILQDQGAIELKTDNMGLFEFSLESMNNYGMIFDGVWLDLHHSEENEHNVETEYEQKFAAKGQPIYKLIANFK, from the coding sequence ATGCGTGTGAAACATAAAAAGTGGGCTGATCCATTAATTGCTGCCCATCCAGAACTAATGATTGATGATGCTACTCAATTTAAGGGCAAGTGGCAATCACGGTTTGCAAAAGAACAACCCCTCCACTTAGAAGTTGGGATGGGGAAAGGTCAATTTATCATTGGCATGGCGAAGGCTCACCCAGAAATCAACTTTATCGGTCTGGAGATTCAGCGGACCGTTGCGGCAATTGCCCTCAAAAAAGCACTTGAAGAAGATTTGCCAAATTTGCAATTGATTTGTGGAGATGGGGAAGACTTGCAAGAATACTTTGAAGATGGGGAAGTCGCTAAGATGTACCTTAACTTCTCTGATCCATGGCCGAAGAAACGGCATGCTAAGCGGCGCCTGACCTACAAGACTTTCTTAGCAACCTATCAGCAGATCCTCCAAGATCAAGGGGCAATTGAACTCAAGACTGATAACATGGGTCTCTTTGAATTCTCATTGGAAAGTATGAATAACTATGGGATGATCTTTGATGGCGTCTGGTTAGACCTGCACCACAGCGAAGAAAATGAACATAATGTTGAAACTGAATACGAGCAAAAATTTGCGGCGAAAGGCCAACCAATCTATAAGCTAATTGCTAATTTTAAGTAA
- a CDS encoding ABC transporter permease: MNKLFSKRRSQHFMLLLRYWRLVFNDHFVIALFFLFGALAYGYSQWLPTLGPHEWWTRLILISWFTVIAQIGRLATLIKKPDPVFLLPQVEGIHRYLNQATWYSLILAEIMTVVGAFIALPFALTTEKLSSAEIVTIFLVSIVNKADWMHVARKSLSLRWGDQQWRTRLEHWVNPLLASIAMWLVNPYVGLVVAVILYLAVIVYYRDLAINWRIAVKAEQDRMYSVYRFFNLFTDVPSVQGNTKRRKWADGLIRWLSKDGQPWSYLYARAFVRSTEVSGIVSRLTLLGMVIVFLLPAGWLSTLVVVLFIYLIATQLMPLYDQYESNVFTHIYPIPASQQQTDFKQLLAKVTALEALLIAFASIGWQLNVGQMVINLIIAAVEVVLLSRFYFNVRVKKLMK; the protein is encoded by the coding sequence ATGAATAAGTTATTTAGCAAGCGCCGCAGTCAACACTTTATGCTCCTACTGCGTTACTGGCGGCTAGTCTTCAATGACCACTTTGTTATCGCCTTATTTTTCCTGTTCGGGGCCTTGGCGTATGGCTATTCTCAATGGCTGCCAACCTTGGGACCGCATGAATGGTGGACCCGGCTGATTTTGATCAGCTGGTTTACGGTCATCGCCCAAATCGGTCGTCTTGCAACGCTGATCAAAAAGCCGGACCCAGTCTTTCTCTTGCCGCAAGTTGAAGGAATCCATCGTTACCTTAACCAGGCGACCTGGTATAGTCTGATCTTAGCGGAAATAATGACGGTGGTTGGTGCCTTTATCGCCTTGCCGTTCGCTTTAACAACGGAAAAACTCAGTAGTGCCGAGATTGTGACCATCTTTTTAGTCTCCATTGTCAATAAGGCTGATTGGATGCATGTGGCACGAAAATCACTGAGTTTGCGCTGGGGTGATCAACAGTGGCGGACCCGGCTAGAACACTGGGTAAATCCGCTCCTTGCTTCAATCGCAATGTGGCTGGTAAATCCCTATGTTGGTCTTGTCGTGGCAGTGATCTTGTACTTGGCGGTAATTGTTTATTATCGTGATCTTGCCATTAATTGGCGGATTGCCGTTAAGGCTGAACAAGATCGGATGTACAGTGTCTACCGTTTCTTTAACCTCTTTACTGATGTGCCAAGTGTTCAAGGAAATACCAAACGGCGGAAGTGGGCAGATGGCCTGATCCGCTGGCTAAGCAAGGATGGCCAACCATGGTCTTACTTATACGCTCGTGCATTTGTCCGGAGTACCGAAGTGAGTGGGATTGTCAGTCGGTTGACCCTGCTAGGAATGGTGATTGTCTTCTTACTGCCGGCAGGTTGGCTGAGTACTCTGGTGGTCGTGCTCTTTATCTACTTGATAGCGACCCAGCTAATGCCACTCTATGACCAGTATGAATCAAATGTATTTACCCACATCTATCCGATCCCTGCCAGTCAACAACAGACTGACTTTAAGCAACTGTTAGCCAAGGTGACGGCGCTTGAAGCACTACTGATCGCTTTTGCTAGTATCGGTTGGCAGTTGAACGTCGGCCAGATGGTAATTAATCTTATTATTGCGGCAGTTGAAGTGGTCTTATTAAGTCGTTTCTACTTCAATGTCAGAGTCAAAAAACTAATGAAATGA
- a CDS encoding ABC transporter ATP-binding protein encodes MALEINKLVGGYSQIPVLKDVSFDVQPGELVGLIGLNGAGKSTTLNHVIGLLRPFSGSIKIDGLTIQANPEEYKKQIAYVPETPILYDELTLREHIDLTIMAYELDHDAAWQRATKLLKLFRLDNKLDWFPANFSKGMKQKVMICCAFMTKAKLLIIDEPFYGLDPLAVHDLLDLIEQKKKEGVAVLMSTHVLDTAQRYCDRFVLLADGKVRAHGTLDELRAAGDHAGESLDEIYLHLAKGDRDE; translated from the coding sequence ATGGCTTTAGAGATAAATAAACTTGTTGGTGGATATTCCCAGATTCCCGTACTAAAGGATGTCAGCTTTGATGTCCAACCAGGTGAATTAGTTGGTTTGATCGGACTAAACGGTGCCGGAAAGTCAACAACGCTAAACCACGTTATTGGCTTATTGCGACCATTTTCAGGGTCAATCAAGATCGATGGCCTCACAATCCAGGCCAACCCGGAAGAGTATAAAAAGCAGATCGCCTATGTTCCCGAAACGCCAATTCTTTATGATGAATTGACTCTCCGTGAGCATATCGATTTAACGATTATGGCATACGAGCTTGATCACGATGCAGCATGGCAGCGGGCAACAAAACTATTAAAACTTTTTCGGCTTGATAATAAACTTGACTGGTTCCCCGCTAACTTTTCTAAGGGGATGAAGCAAAAGGTAATGATCTGCTGTGCCTTTATGACTAAGGCCAAGTTGCTGATCATTGATGAACCATTCTATGGGCTGGACCCCTTGGCAGTGCATGATTTGCTAGACCTGATTGAGCAAAAGAAGAAGGAGGGCGTCGCGGTTTTGATGTCGACCCACGTCCTTGATACGGCGCAACGGTATTGTGACCGCTTTGTCCTATTGGCAGATGGAAAGGTCCGGGCACATGGAACTCTCGATGAATTGCGAGCTGCTGGGGATCATGCCGGCGAATCCTTAGATGAGATTTACTTGCATCTTGCAAAGGGTGATCGTGATGAATAA
- a CDS encoding HIT family protein — translation MDDNCIFCKIINGEIPSYTVYEDDVVKAFLDISQGTPGHTLVIPKKHVPDLFAYDADLAAQVFSRIPKIARAVKASNRAIKGMNVVNNNGEVAYQSVFHSHFHLIPRYTSDDDFKMIFKDNSGNYNDEKYKEVQQSIIDQMKED, via the coding sequence ATGGACGATAATTGTATTTTCTGCAAAATCATTAACGGTGAGATTCCTAGCTACACAGTCTATGAAGATGACGTTGTAAAGGCCTTCCTTGATATTTCCCAAGGAACTCCTGGTCACACCCTCGTCATTCCTAAGAAGCACGTTCCCGATTTATTTGCCTACGATGCTGATCTCGCCGCCCAAGTATTTTCCCGTATCCCAAAGATTGCCCGGGCAGTTAAGGCTTCTAACCGGGCCATCAAGGGGATGAACGTGGTTAACAACAACGGTGAAGTCGCTTACCAATCAGTCTTCCACTCTCACTTCCACTTGATTCCACGATACACTAGCGATGATGATTTTAAGATGATTTTTAAGGACAATTCTGGTAACTACAACGATGAAAAGTACAAAGAAGTCCAACAATCAATCATCGATCAAATGAAGGAAGACTAA
- a CDS encoding peptidylprolyl isomerase yields MKSKKLIAIIAGAALMMPLAACGNKAVATTSGGKITESEYYSSMKQTSAGKQVLQQMILDKVLEKQYGKEVSDKQVNAQYNTYKSEYGSDFNAYLQSQNLTEKSLKQQIRSNLLLTAAARHYSHITSKQINKQWTKYQPKVQTATILVGSKSDAEDIINQLNDSSNKYKTFKKLAKSKSTDSQTKNNGGKLPAFDNTDNQLDSTYKKAAFKLKTGEYTTTPVKTDEGYQVIYMIEHPAKGKKSQHINDLKNQIVQENMNNQNFMRKVVSNVLKKGNVSIKENDVKNILDDYLNSSATTSSSSNSSSSNK; encoded by the coding sequence ATGAAATCCAAAAAGTTAATTGCTATCATTGCAGGGGCCGCATTGATGATGCCGCTTGCTGCCTGTGGAAATAAGGCTGTCGCTACTACTAGCGGTGGTAAAATCACTGAGAGCGAATACTACAGCAGCATGAAGCAAACCAGTGCTGGTAAGCAAGTGCTTCAACAAATGATCTTAGATAAGGTCTTGGAAAAGCAATACGGTAAAGAAGTTAGTGATAAGCAAGTTAACGCGCAATACAATACCTACAAGAGTGAGTACGGTTCTGACTTTAATGCTTATCTTCAAAGTCAAAACTTAACTGAAAAGTCATTGAAGCAACAAATTCGGTCAAACTTACTCTTGACTGCCGCTGCTCGTCACTATTCCCACATCACCAGCAAGCAGATCAATAAGCAATGGACCAAGTACCAACCTAAAGTTCAAACTGCGACGATCCTTGTTGGTAGTAAGTCTGATGCTGAAGATATCATTAACCAATTAAATGACTCCAGCAACAAGTACAAGACTTTCAAGAAGCTTGCAAAGTCCAAGTCAACTGATAGCCAAACCAAGAACAACGGTGGTAAGCTTCCAGCCTTTGACAATACTGACAACCAACTTGATTCTACTTACAAGAAGGCTGCCTTCAAGTTGAAGACTGGTGAATATACTACTACCCCTGTTAAGACTGATGAGGGTTACCAAGTAATTTACATGATTGAACACCCAGCTAAGGGTAAGAAGAGTCAACACATTAATGACTTGAAGAACCAAATCGTTCAAGAAAATATGAACAACCAAAACTTCATGCGGAAGGTTGTTTCAAATGTCTTGAAGAAGGGTAACGTTTCAATTAAGGAAAACGATGTTAAGAACATTCTTGATGATTACCTTAACTCCAGCGCCACTACTAGCAGCTCTAGCAACAGTAGCAGTTCCAATAAGTAA
- a CDS encoding AAA family ATPase — MKIKKAHIDGFGKWHDQDFNFTANPQIIYGPNEAGKTTLMAFLVSILFGFADGRGKNRFAQYIPKTTSSYGGSLLVEINGHDYLIKRQRGRNGGKVSVTDSQGRQGGEQELKQLLGRMDRSLYQALFSFGQRDLTAVDELNRDEWQQHLQQLGAVGSAQWDQLISQYQKQADHLYKPRGRKWPLNQDLYQYADLTDKINRARNKFKRYQDLQANLQANKEKLRQAQAELKKQQPLLQKLEHLQQLWPVYHEWQHSHQTRPLADYLTDQQVATAQELQVREKELRRQQQVYQQRLASIDHQSPKETKHSPQSMPELQRLKEQAVELQAEEALQHRQQTQANQWQQELTAIKTRYHQPLPAPLTPQEKAELGRLLNVQPLSRANTNQSNGDPSRAAMIGIIGGFILFIIGLLANATFITAIGAIAAFATVMYLYYQRQGSHVAPVTTDSQAIMAFGQKHGLQDFPPDQWLLMQGDLQRNAELAAQLQTARQDQQRYDHQLAIFNQQLPPALQNLTLVTIRAKLDDLLEQGQQARQDIQTNTREKATIANNLARLNQDYSKIHQQKMAIYQQVGVHDDNQFTQYLANRSTAQSQALASDAYGQQLTAEDRQALAAYANRDELMTALSKTRHHLDQLNLTISQTHEEIQKDKVAIDSLVEDGTLSNLEQERANLAAKIWYEVQEWLRYQLSIQWINKALVGASADRYPAIIRQAEQYFTLLTARRYSQIRLTADGVKVVRRDQEVFLVEELSQGTAEQLYIALRLGFVTVMSDQANFPVIIDDGFVNFDNVRRQRMLALLEKIAEKNQVIYFTADDRIKDLDVKILDLQALKRE; from the coding sequence ATGAAAATAAAAAAAGCCCATATTGATGGTTTTGGCAAATGGCATGATCAAGATTTCAATTTTACAGCTAACCCCCAAATAATCTATGGCCCTAATGAAGCCGGAAAGACAACCTTGATGGCCTTTCTTGTTAGTATTTTATTCGGCTTTGCGGATGGGCGGGGAAAGAACCGGTTTGCCCAGTATATTCCGAAGACTACTTCTAGTTATGGGGGAAGTTTATTAGTTGAGATCAATGGTCATGATTACTTGATTAAACGGCAACGCGGGCGGAACGGTGGTAAGGTTAGTGTGACTGATTCACAAGGTCGTCAAGGTGGTGAGCAAGAATTAAAGCAACTGCTTGGCAGAATGGATCGGTCGCTCTATCAAGCACTTTTTAGTTTTGGTCAACGGGACTTAACGGCTGTGGATGAACTTAATCGGGATGAATGGCAACAACATTTGCAGCAACTAGGGGCAGTTGGCAGTGCACAGTGGGACCAGTTGATCAGTCAATACCAGAAACAAGCTGACCATCTCTATAAGCCACGGGGGCGGAAATGGCCGCTCAATCAAGACCTCTATCAATACGCGGATTTAACGGATAAAATTAATCGAGCACGAAATAAATTTAAACGTTATCAAGATCTGCAGGCAAATTTGCAAGCAAACAAAGAAAAATTACGGCAAGCACAGGCAGAATTGAAAAAACAACAGCCGCTTTTGCAAAAATTAGAACATTTACAGCAGTTGTGGCCAGTTTACCATGAATGGCAACATAGCCACCAAACTCGGCCGCTTGCTGACTATTTAACTGATCAGCAGGTTGCAACGGCCCAAGAGCTACAAGTGAGGGAAAAGGAACTTCGCCGCCAACAACAGGTCTATCAACAGCGCTTGGCAAGTATTGACCATCAGTCTCCAAAAGAAACTAAGCATTCGCCACAAAGCATGCCGGAACTTCAACGCCTTAAGGAGCAAGCAGTTGAATTACAAGCAGAAGAGGCTTTGCAACACCGGCAACAAACGCAGGCTAATCAGTGGCAGCAGGAATTAACTGCAATTAAAACTCGTTACCACCAGCCTTTGCCGGCGCCCTTAACTCCTCAAGAAAAAGCAGAGCTTGGCCGTCTTCTTAATGTCCAACCGCTTTCTCGGGCAAATACGAACCAGTCAAATGGCGATCCTTCTCGCGCCGCAATGATCGGAATCATCGGCGGTTTTATCCTTTTTATCATCGGGTTGTTAGCGAATGCTACTTTTATTACCGCTATCGGAGCAATTGCGGCCTTTGCGACAGTTATGTATCTTTATTATCAACGCCAAGGAAGTCATGTTGCTCCAGTAACGACCGATTCCCAAGCGATCATGGCATTCGGTCAAAAACACGGCTTACAGGATTTCCCGCCTGATCAATGGCTATTAATGCAGGGGGATTTACAACGAAACGCCGAATTAGCTGCCCAACTCCAAACTGCCAGACAAGATCAGCAAAGATATGACCACCAGCTTGCTATCTTTAACCAACAATTGCCACCGGCTTTGCAAAATCTGACACTGGTAACTATTAGGGCTAAATTAGATGATTTGCTGGAACAAGGGCAACAAGCTCGTCAGGATATTCAAACAAATACCCGGGAAAAAGCAACGATTGCTAATAATTTAGCTCGGCTCAATCAAGACTACAGTAAAATTCATCAGCAAAAAATGGCGATTTATCAGCAAGTCGGGGTGCATGATGATAACCAATTTACCCAGTACTTAGCAAACCGTTCCACAGCGCAATCCCAAGCCTTGGCATCAGATGCCTATGGACAACAATTGACCGCCGAAGATCGCCAAGCCCTTGCTGCATACGCAAATAGAGATGAGCTAATGACGGCTTTATCGAAGACTCGGCACCATCTTGACCAGCTCAACCTAACAATCTCTCAAACCCACGAGGAGATTCAAAAAGATAAAGTTGCAATTGATAGCTTAGTTGAAGATGGAACCCTCAGTAACCTTGAACAGGAACGGGCTAATCTAGCCGCTAAGATTTGGTATGAAGTACAAGAATGGTTAAGGTACCAATTGTCAATTCAGTGGATTAATAAGGCCCTGGTAGGAGCTTCAGCTGACCGTTACCCTGCAATCATTCGCCAGGCAGAACAATATTTTACCTTGTTAACCGCTCGCCGCTATTCTCAGATCCGTTTAACGGCCGATGGAGTCAAGGTGGTACGAAGGGATCAAGAAGTCTTTTTAGTGGAAGAATTATCCCAAGGAACGGCTGAACAGCTGTATATTGCGCTCCGGCTTGGCTTTGTCACCGTGATGAGTGATCAAGCCAACTTCCCGGTAATTATTGATGATGGGTTTGTTAATTTTGATAATGTTCGGCGGCAACGAATGCTGGCCTTGCTAGAAAAAATTGCTGAGAAGAATCAGGTTATCTATTTTACTGCTGATGATCGGATTAAGGACCTTGACGTTAAGATTCTTGACCTGCAAGCATTAAAACGTGAATAA
- a CDS encoding DNA repair exonuclease, with protein sequence MRFIHTADLHLDSPFLGLTSMPKSLWERVHSSTFAAFQKIVDDAIALKVDFVLISGDIYDRDQQSIAATDFFIKQCERLNQAHIPVYLLYGNHDYQIVQDAGELPANVHVFGNRVMTTTLTLANHNTVAISGFSYDQRWLQEDQVKKYPPKRNETWHIGMLHGAVRQSQDNHYAPFTIDELIAKNYDYWALGHIHKHQILNEELPIVYSGNPQGRHKNEAGQHGYYLVESQGNKLVPQFKPVAEIEWTSLTINALPTNDLAEMERSLAQTIAGKLKKAPFQLVELTIANIGQLSPTIRHLLANGDVLEHLQDQNAANGKWWVYDLLLHQQNSLPSMTDLDERYWQQAAQEIFTSANIAELTKSLARDADLAAKLTNLDLQQLKQATTQLLRRED encoded by the coding sequence ATGAGATTTATTCATACAGCCGATTTACATCTTGATAGTCCATTTTTAGGATTGACTTCGATGCCCAAGTCATTATGGGAACGCGTCCATTCATCGACATTTGCTGCCTTTCAAAAGATTGTTGACGATGCGATTGCCTTAAAAGTTGATTTTGTTTTAATTAGCGGGGATATTTATGACCGTGATCAGCAAAGCATTGCCGCTACTGATTTTTTTATCAAACAGTGTGAACGACTTAATCAAGCCCACATCCCAGTCTATTTGCTTTACGGTAACCATGATTATCAAATTGTCCAAGATGCAGGAGAACTTCCCGCAAATGTTCATGTTTTTGGTAATCGCGTAATGACCACCACCCTTACTTTGGCAAATCACAATACTGTGGCTATCTCGGGCTTTAGTTATGATCAACGATGGCTTCAAGAAGATCAAGTGAAGAAATATCCACCTAAAAGAAATGAAACCTGGCACATCGGGATGCTTCACGGAGCAGTCCGGCAAAGTCAAGATAATCACTATGCTCCGTTTACGATTGATGAATTAATCGCTAAAAATTATGATTATTGGGCACTTGGCCATATTCACAAGCACCAAATCTTGAATGAGGAACTGCCTATCGTTTACAGCGGTAATCCACAGGGCCGGCATAAAAATGAAGCCGGGCAGCATGGCTACTATTTAGTAGAAAGTCAGGGCAATAAACTTGTGCCGCAATTTAAACCAGTTGCAGAAATTGAATGGACCAGTCTAACTATTAATGCTTTACCAACTAATGATCTTGCCGAAATGGAGAGATCCTTGGCCCAAACAATTGCTGGCAAGCTGAAAAAAGCACCTTTTCAACTGGTAGAGCTTACGATTGCTAACATTGGTCAACTTTCACCAACGATTCGGCACCTACTTGCAAATGGGGATGTCCTTGAACACCTGCAGGACCAAAATGCAGCTAATGGTAAATGGTGGGTCTATGACCTCTTGCTCCACCAGCAAAATTCGTTGCCATCAATGACTGATCTAGATGAACGGTATTGGCAACAAGCCGCCCAAGAAATATTTACCTCTGCTAATATTGCAGAATTAACGAAAAGCTTAGCACGGGATGCTGATTTAGCAGCTAAGTTGACAAACCTTGATCTTCAGCAATTGAAGCAAGCAACGACCCAATTATTGCGGCGGGAGGATTAG
- a CDS encoding YlbF family regulator produces the protein MVVNIYDTANELSRQLRETQEYQGLQKAFEALKADSDTFDTFKKFQQAQADAQHKQMTGQQPTDDEIKNIQNLAKEVSGKKVVQDLMNQERQVDSMLQQLNKTITSPIQDLYSEVMPKMPGQE, from the coding sequence ATGGTTGTAAATATTTATGATACTGCAAATGAACTTAGTCGCCAATTGCGCGAAACTCAAGAATATCAAGGATTGCAAAAGGCTTTTGAAGCATTAAAGGCTGATAGTGATACTTTTGACACCTTCAAAAAGTTCCAACAAGCTCAAGCAGATGCTCAACACAAGCAAATGACTGGTCAACAACCAACTGATGATGAAATTAAAAACATTCAAAATCTTGCCAAGGAAGTAAGCGGCAAGAAGGTGGTCCAAGACTTGATGAACCAAGAACGGCAAGTTGATAGCATGCTTCAACAATTGAATAAGACAATTACAAGTCCAATTCAAGATCTTTACAGTGAAGTAATGCCAAAGATGCCAGGACAAGAATAA